A genomic stretch from Verrucomicrobiota bacterium includes:
- the ccoG gene encoding cytochrome c oxidase accessory protein CcoG has product MLPPPEKKPVPTPLPEEAVKPVDWKDYRDHLATADQEGHRVWIYPRKPHGRFTRARTWVSWLLLAVMFIGPFVRINGNPLLLLNFLERKFVILGQIFWPQDMIISAVTMLVFLVGIVIFTTAFGRLWCGWTCPQTVLMEMVFRKIEYFIEGDAHEQRALNKAPWTATKIIKKLGKHAIFFALSFLIGNTLLAYFIGTEQLFHIIADDPMNHLSGLTFMILFTLLFYGIFARFREQACTFICPYGRLQSTLLDENTIVVAYDYKRGEKRGTLRRNVPPMQRRHDGFGDCIDCYQCVTVCPTGIDIRDGTQMECVNCTACIDACDDVMDKIKRPRGLIRFASLNGIERGERLRVTPRLVGYAIVLLALIALWMVLVFTRSDVEATMLRAPGSMFQMMPDGHLSNLYTVKVVNKTSREIPIEFKLENVKGELQVMGGHIVVPPQQLAENSVLIGLDPKLIRHGKLPLVIGVYSNGKHIEAIYTTFIGPRDDRDHDDKHEHD; this is encoded by the coding sequence ATGCTGCCCCCGCCGGAAAAAAAGCCAGTGCCGACTCCGCTCCCTGAAGAGGCGGTGAAACCCGTGGACTGGAAGGATTATCGCGACCATCTCGCGACCGCCGACCAGGAAGGGCATCGCGTATGGATTTATCCGCGCAAGCCGCATGGCCGCTTCACCCGCGCGCGCACCTGGGTAAGTTGGCTGCTGCTGGCGGTGATGTTCATCGGCCCGTTTGTCAGGATCAACGGCAACCCGCTGCTCCTGCTCAACTTCCTCGAGCGCAAGTTCGTCATCCTCGGACAAATCTTCTGGCCGCAGGACATGATCATTTCGGCAGTCACGATGCTGGTGTTTCTGGTTGGCATTGTGATCTTCACGACGGCGTTCGGCCGGCTCTGGTGCGGTTGGACCTGCCCGCAGACCGTGCTCATGGAAATGGTCTTTCGCAAGATCGAATATTTTATCGAAGGCGACGCCCACGAACAGCGCGCGTTGAACAAGGCGCCGTGGACCGCCACCAAGATCATCAAGAAGCTCGGCAAGCACGCGATCTTCTTCGCGCTGTCTTTCCTCATCGGCAACACGCTGCTTGCTTACTTCATCGGCACGGAGCAGTTGTTCCACATCATCGCCGACGATCCGATGAATCATCTCAGCGGGCTGACGTTCATGATCCTGTTCACCCTGTTGTTCTATGGCATCTTCGCCCGCTTCCGCGAACAGGCCTGCACCTTCATCTGCCCTTATGGCCGGTTGCAATCCACGTTGCTCGACGAGAACACGATCGTCGTTGCGTACGATTACAAGCGCGGCGAGAAACGCGGCACGCTCCGGCGCAACGTCCCGCCGATGCAACGCCGGCACGACGGCTTCGGCGACTGCATCGACTGTTATCAATGCGTGACCGTCTGCCCGACCGGCATTGACATCCGCGACGGCACCCAAATGGAATGCGTGAACTGCACCGCGTGCATTGATGCCTGCGACGACGTGATGGACAAGATCAAGCGCCCGCGCGGCCTGATCCGCTTCGCGTCACTCAACGGCATCGAGCGTGGCGAACGATTGCGCGTCACGCCGCGGCTCGTCGGCTACGCGATCGTGCTGCTTGCCCTCATCGCGTTGTGGATGGTGCTCGTCTTCACGCGCTCCGATGTCGAAGCCACGATGCTGCGCGCGCCTGGTTCGATGTTTCAGATGATGCCTGACGGTCACCTGAGCAACCTCTACACCGTCAAGGTTGTGAACAAAACGTCGCGGGAGATTCCCATCGAGTTCAAACTAGAAAACGTGAAAGGCGAATTGCAAGTCATGGGCGGCCACATCGTCGTACCGCCGCAACAACTCGCGGAGAATTCCGTGCTGATTGGTCTCGATCCCAAACTCATCCGGCACGGCAAACTTCCGCTGGTCATCGGCGTTTACTCAAACGGCAAACACATTGAAGCGATCTATACCACCTTCATCGGCCCGCGCGACGACCGCGACCATGACGACAAACATGAACACGACTGA
- a CDS encoding c-type cytochrome, whose amino-acid sequence MNDQNDPLLLDHEADGIRELDNKLPRWWVWLFYITIIFAAIYLSYYHVFDLGKLSAAEYEEERAAGEKLKSATMTKFESTIGSLEPSKEPAVLNAGRQTFMTLCAPCHRPDGGGLVGPNLCDDYWIHGSNFVDNVKTIWNGVPEKGMITWKTTLNPKQIHEVASFIYTFRGTKPPNPKPPENLAPTKTGPSEFE is encoded by the coding sequence ATGAACGACCAAAACGATCCCCTGCTGCTCGACCACGAGGCCGACGGCATCCGCGAGCTCGACAACAAGCTGCCGCGCTGGTGGGTGTGGCTGTTTTACATCACCATCATTTTCGCAGCTATCTATCTGAGTTACTACCACGTATTCGACCTCGGCAAGCTCTCCGCCGCCGAGTATGAGGAAGAACGGGCCGCCGGCGAGAAACTCAAAAGTGCTACGATGACGAAATTTGAATCCACGATCGGCAGCCTCGAGCCGTCCAAGGAACCTGCCGTGCTCAATGCTGGACGCCAAACCTTCATGACGCTCTGCGCACCTTGCCATCGACCGGATGGCGGCGGACTGGTCGGCCCGAACCTGTGCGACGACTACTGGATTCACGGTTCGAACTTCGTGGACAACGTGAAAACCATCTGGAACGGCGTGCCGGAGAAAGGCATGATCACCTGGAAGACAACCCTCAACCCTAAACAGATCCATGAAGTCGCGAGTTTCATCTATACGTTCCGCGGTACGAAACCGCCGAATCCGAAGCCGCCGGAAAATCTCGCGCCGACAAAAACCGGACCCAGTGAATTCGAATGA
- a CDS encoding CcoQ/FixQ family Cbb3-type cytochrome c oxidase assembly chaperone, which translates to MIKQVLEHIGGVGAYGVLSISIFFAFFIGVLVWAARMKKSHLNTMSQLPLEDSAPQNKPESDCKP; encoded by the coding sequence ATGATCAAACAAGTTCTCGAACACATCGGCGGAGTGGGCGCCTATGGCGTCCTCTCGATCAGCATTTTCTTCGCGTTCTTCATCGGCGTATTGGTCTGGGCGGCGCGGATGAAGAAGTCGCACTTGAACACGATGAGCCAGTTGCCGCTCGAAGACAGCGCGCCCCAAAATAAACCTGAATCCGATTGCAAACCTTGA
- the ccoN gene encoding cytochrome-c oxidase, cbb3-type subunit I translates to MNSNVETFKYDNRIVRAFAIATVIWGLVGFSAGLLIACQLFWPDLNLNLQFTTFGRLRPLHTNAVIFAFVGNGMFMGIYYSLQRLCKARMFSDFLSWFNFWGWQAIIVSAAITLPLGLTTSKEYAELEWPIDIAIAVVWVAFTVNLMGTIIKRREQHMYVAIWFYIATAFTVAVLHIINSLEIPASLFKSYSMYAGVQDALVQWWYGHNAVAFFLTTPYLGLMYYFLPKAAERPVFSYRLSIIHFWALIFIYIWAGPHHLLYTALPDWAQSLGMVFSLMLIAPSWGGMLNGLLTLRGAWDKLRTEPMLKFMVVAVTAYGMATLEGPTLAIKSINSLSHYTDWTIAHVHTGALGWNGFLTFSVLYWLFPRLYNTKLWSNKLANYHFWIAVMGMIFYVVPMYASGVTQGLMWKQFNQDGFLQYPNFLETVLQIVPLYRLRAIGGSLYIIGAVLMAFNLYRTARSGKFVEDQEAHAPALEKTSAMEHGPYKGHRFLEAKPLLFTALAVVAVLVGGLIEIIPMYLIKENVPTISSVKPYTPLEVLGRDIYIREGCVGCHSQMVRPFRSETERYGEYSKSGEYIYDHPFLWGSKRTGPDLHREGGKYPDAWHYNHMDDPRSTSPGSIMPRYSWLLTQRLDTTSLPSRLGALRKIGVPYPAGYENGAAQKDLTAQASQIVLGLKAGMVNTETNREVIALIAYLQRLGKDIKSAPATPAPVASATTK, encoded by the coding sequence ATGAACTCAAACGTAGAAACATTCAAATACGACAACAGAATCGTGCGCGCGTTCGCCATCGCCACGGTCATCTGGGGACTCGTGGGTTTCAGCGCAGGCCTCTTGATCGCGTGCCAGTTGTTTTGGCCGGACCTGAACCTCAACCTGCAATTCACCACGTTCGGCCGATTGCGCCCGCTGCACACGAACGCCGTGATCTTCGCCTTCGTCGGCAACGGTATGTTCATGGGCATTTATTATTCGCTGCAACGACTCTGCAAGGCGCGCATGTTCAGCGATTTCTTGAGCTGGTTCAACTTCTGGGGCTGGCAGGCGATCATTGTCAGCGCGGCGATCACCTTGCCGCTCGGGCTCACCACCAGCAAGGAGTATGCGGAATTGGAATGGCCCATTGACATCGCCATCGCGGTCGTGTGGGTCGCGTTCACCGTGAACCTGATGGGCACGATCATCAAGCGCCGCGAGCAGCACATGTATGTGGCGATCTGGTTCTACATTGCCACGGCGTTCACGGTCGCTGTGCTGCACATCATCAACTCGCTGGAAATTCCTGCGAGCCTGTTCAAGAGCTACTCGATGTATGCCGGTGTGCAGGATGCGCTCGTGCAATGGTGGTACGGCCACAACGCCGTCGCGTTCTTTCTCACCACGCCGTATCTCGGCTTGATGTATTATTTCCTGCCGAAAGCGGCGGAGCGTCCGGTGTTCAGTTACCGGCTTTCGATCATTCATTTTTGGGCGCTGATTTTCATCTATATCTGGGCCGGGCCGCACCACTTGCTTTACACCGCATTGCCGGACTGGGCGCAATCGCTGGGAATGGTGTTCTCATTGATGCTCATCGCGCCGAGTTGGGGCGGCATGTTGAACGGTTTGCTCACCTTGCGCGGGGCCTGGGACAAGCTTCGCACCGAACCAATGCTGAAATTCATGGTCGTCGCCGTCACCGCTTATGGCATGGCGACACTCGAAGGCCCGACGCTCGCAATCAAGAGCATCAACTCGCTTTCGCATTATACCGACTGGACCATCGCGCACGTCCACACCGGCGCGCTCGGTTGGAACGGGTTTCTCACCTTCTCGGTGCTCTATTGGCTGTTCCCGCGGCTCTACAACACCAAGCTCTGGTCGAACAAACTCGCGAACTATCACTTCTGGATCGCGGTCATGGGAATGATTTTCTACGTCGTGCCGATGTATGCCAGCGGTGTGACGCAAGGTTTGATGTGGAAGCAATTCAACCAGGACGGCTTCCTGCAATATCCGAACTTTCTGGAAACGGTTTTGCAGATTGTGCCGCTGTATCGGTTGCGCGCCATCGGTGGCTCGCTTTACATCATCGGCGCGGTGTTGATGGCGTTCAATCTCTACCGCACGGCCAGGAGTGGCAAGTTCGTGGAAGATCAGGAGGCGCACGCACCCGCGCTGGAGAAAACTTCCGCCATGGAACATGGCCCCTACAAAGGCCATCGCTTCCTCGAAGCCAAACCGTTGTTGTTCACCGCGCTGGCAGTGGTCGCGGTTCTCGTTGGCGGATTGATCGAAATCATCCCGATGTATCTCATCAAGGAAAACGTGCCGACGATTTCGTCGGTGAAACCCTACACACCGCTCGAAGTTTTGGGTCGCGACATCTACATTCGCGAAGGTTGCGTCGGCTGTCACTCGCAGATGGTGCGCCCGTTCCGCTCCGAGACCGAACGCTACGGCGAATACTCGAAGTCCGGCGAATACATCTACGATCACCCATTTCTCTGGGGCTCGAAGCGCACCGGGCCGGACCTGCATCGCGAAGGCGGCAAGTATCCCGACGCCTGGCATTACAATCACATGGACGATCCGCGCAGCACTTCGCCCGGCTCGATCATGCCGCGCTATTCATGGCTGTTGACGCAAAGACTCGACACGACCTCATTGCCCTCGCGCCTCGGCGCACTGCGCAAGATCGGCGTGCCCTATCCCGCCGGCTATGAGAATGGTGCGGCACAGAAAGATCTGACGGCGCAAGCCAGCCAGATCGTGCTCGGCCTGAAAGCCGGCATGGTAAACACCGAGACGAATCGTGAGGTCATCGCGCTGATCGCGTATCTGCAACGGCTCGGCAAAGACATCAAATCCGCGCCCGCCACGCCTGCGCCGGTGGCTTCGGCAACAACCAAATGA
- the ccoS gene encoding cbb3-type cytochrome oxidase assembly protein CcoS, which translates to MSVILILILASLVMATLFLFGFIWSVRSGQYEDTLTPSMRVLMEETGGVNPEHAHDSRLPLTLTFSRREREQQARASDLANARPAISDSRHLQNLTAILPLPAGEGRGEGEPDKNQRRSLASEHSQPKK; encoded by the coding sequence ATGAGCGTGATCCTGATTCTCATCCTCGCGAGCCTGGTTATGGCGACGCTATTTCTCTTTGGCTTCATCTGGTCCGTGCGTTCCGGTCAATACGAGGACACGCTCACGCCTTCGATGCGGGTGCTGATGGAGGAAACCGGCGGAGTAAATCCTGAGCACGCTCACGATTCACGACTCCCCCTCACCCTGACCTTCTCCCGCCGGGAGAGGGAACAGCAAGCGCGAGCTTCTGATTTGGCGAACGCGCGTCCGGCCATCTCCGACTCACGCCATCTCCAAAACCTGACAGCAATTCTCCCTCTCCCAGCGGGAGAGGGCCGGGGTGAGGGGGAACCGGACAAAAACCAGCGACGTTCTCTCGCCTCCGAACACAGCCAGCCGAAGAAATGA
- a CDS encoding heavy metal translocating P-type ATPase metal-binding domain-containing protein has protein sequence MTKVTANRINTTVCDGESSEKAACFHCGQRCRDDSFARNEKLFCCNGCLVVHDLLTETGLGHYYDLRRNPGARIQKTTPSEQWAYLDELALLQRLLDFTDGKQSKVTFHVPAIHCIACVWLLENLFRLHPAVGRSQVNFARREVAITFATRKLKLSELVALLASIGYEPTLTFDELDKPKGGPARKRAWLQVGIAGFAFGNIMLFSIPQYFGLNSFNGGNFKTLFGWASLALALPVVIFSASDYWKSALLSLRQRVLTLDVPIALGLAAIYGESAYEIITRTGEGYCDSLTGLIFFLLCGRMFQAKTYERMAFDRDYKSFFPLSVTRRSQNKTEERVPLSQLQIGDRIIIRNGELVPADAKLISGPAFIDYSFVTGESEPVARSEGDHLYAGGQQIGSAIEIETLKAVSQSYLTSLWNHETFRKNRNQDFNTLTNRYSRRFTLIVISIAVAVAAFWIASGNLPRGVKAFTSVLIVACPCALALAAPFTLGTAQRWLAQISVFLKNALVLERLALVDAIVFDKTGTLTSTGAKAVKFEGAELNEAERTCIFSLTRHSTHPHSVRISESFGSRLFPEPVRSFLETPGCGIEGQVNGREIWLGSRVWLESRGALGSSQRKEALTSTYQDIKSEPPHVGCYEGSGSVVHVAIDGRHRGAFVLSSSLRPEADQLIRRLAGRYELALLSGDNERERACFLELFGNDAKLNFNQSPLDKLGFIRRLQECGKTVMMVGDGLNDAGALKQADVGVAVVEKIGAFSPASDVILDAGHVPQLFEILTLARRSAWIVRISFGISSLYNIVGVSIAAAGLLSPLTCAVLMPLSSASVVLFACGVTTWAARRSGLLADRVVSDNSEQTLTPSLSLSERERENHSANVGEFRALGGRSIPEAVS, from the coding sequence GTGACAAAGGTAACAGCGAATAGAATCAACACGACCGTCTGCGACGGAGAATCGTCGGAGAAGGCAGCGTGCTTCCATTGCGGACAGCGTTGTCGGGACGACTCGTTCGCAAGGAATGAAAAACTGTTCTGCTGCAACGGCTGTCTGGTGGTTCACGATCTGCTGACCGAGACTGGCCTCGGCCACTACTACGATCTAAGGCGGAATCCCGGCGCGCGCATCCAGAAAACCACGCCCAGCGAGCAATGGGCTTACCTCGACGAGCTGGCTTTGCTGCAACGCTTGCTGGATTTCACGGACGGCAAGCAAAGCAAGGTCACGTTCCACGTGCCGGCCATTCACTGCATCGCCTGCGTGTGGTTGCTGGAAAATCTATTCCGGCTGCATCCCGCCGTTGGCCGTTCACAAGTCAACTTCGCCCGACGCGAAGTCGCCATCACGTTCGCGACGAGGAAACTCAAACTCAGCGAACTGGTGGCGCTGCTCGCGTCCATCGGCTATGAGCCGACGCTCACCTTCGACGAATTGGATAAGCCGAAAGGCGGCCCCGCCCGCAAGCGAGCCTGGTTGCAAGTCGGCATAGCGGGATTTGCGTTCGGCAATATCATGCTGTTCAGCATCCCACAATACTTTGGGTTGAATAGCTTCAACGGCGGCAATTTCAAAACTCTCTTCGGCTGGGCCAGTCTCGCGCTCGCGCTGCCGGTTGTGATTTTCAGCGCGTCGGATTATTGGAAGTCCGCACTGCTCTCGCTGCGTCAGCGCGTTCTCACGCTCGATGTGCCCATCGCCCTTGGCCTCGCCGCGATTTACGGCGAGAGCGCCTACGAGATCATCACACGCACTGGCGAAGGCTACTGCGATTCGCTGACGGGATTGATATTCTTTCTGCTCTGCGGTCGTATGTTCCAAGCGAAGACCTATGAGCGAATGGCCTTTGATCGCGATTACAAATCTTTCTTCCCACTCTCGGTGACGCGCAGGAGTCAGAACAAAACTGAAGAACGTGTCCCGCTCTCCCAACTCCAGATCGGTGACCGCATCATCATCCGGAATGGTGAATTGGTTCCAGCCGATGCGAAACTCATCAGCGGGCCGGCGTTCATCGATTACAGCTTCGTCACCGGCGAATCTGAACCCGTGGCTAGAAGTGAGGGCGATCATCTTTACGCGGGCGGCCAGCAGATCGGCTCGGCCATCGAAATCGAAACGCTCAAGGCGGTTTCGCAAAGCTATCTCACTTCACTCTGGAATCACGAAACGTTCCGCAAAAACCGCAATCAAGACTTCAATACGCTTACAAACCGTTACAGCCGCCGCTTCACGCTGATCGTGATTTCAATCGCGGTAGCGGTGGCGGCTTTTTGGATTGCCTCGGGCAACTTGCCGCGCGGTGTCAAGGCATTCACGTCCGTGCTGATCGTTGCGTGTCCATGTGCGTTGGCGTTGGCCGCGCCGTTCACGCTCGGCACAGCGCAACGCTGGCTCGCGCAGATCAGCGTGTTTCTCAAGAACGCGCTTGTGCTGGAACGTCTCGCGCTGGTGGACGCCATTGTCTTCGACAAGACTGGCACGCTCACTTCGACGGGCGCGAAGGCCGTGAAGTTTGAAGGCGCGGAGCTAAACGAGGCGGAGCGGACCTGCATTTTTTCACTTACCCGGCACTCGACACATCCGCACTCGGTGCGTATCAGCGAATCATTCGGGAGCAGGCTATTTCCTGAACCAGTGCGCTCGTTTCTCGAAACTCCCGGCTGTGGTATCGAAGGCCAGGTCAACGGACGCGAAATCTGGCTTGGCTCGCGGGTGTGGCTGGAGTCGCGCGGCGCGCTTGGTAGCAGCCAACGTAAGGAGGCTCTAACTTCCACCTACCAAGACATTAAGTCAGAGCCTCCTCACGTCGGCTGCTACGAGGGAAGCGGCAGCGTCGTCCACGTGGCGATTGATGGCCGGCATCGCGGCGCGTTCGTGCTATCGAGTTCGCTGCGGCCGGAGGCAGATCAACTCATCCGCCGGCTGGCAGGTCGTTACGAACTGGCGTTGCTTTCCGGTGACAACGAACGCGAGCGCGCGTGTTTCCTTGAGCTGTTCGGCAACGACGCGAAGTTGAATTTCAATCAAAGCCCGCTCGACAAACTCGGCTTTATTCGTCGCCTGCAGGAATGCGGCAAGACGGTGATGATGGTGGGTGACGGGTTGAACGACGCGGGCGCGCTCAAGCAGGCCGACGTGGGCGTGGCGGTGGTGGAGAAGATCGGCGCGTTCTCGCCCGCGAGCGATGTGATTCTCGATGCCGGACACGTACCGCAGCTTTTCGAAATTCTCACTCTGGCCCGGCGCAGCGCATGGATTGTGCGGATCAGCTTCGGCATTTCGTCGCTCTACAACATCGTTGGCGTGAGCATCGCGGCGGCGGGATTGCTTTCGCCACTCACTTGCGCGGTGTTGATGCCGCTGAGTTCGGCGAGTGTGGTTTTGTTTGCGTGCGGCGTGACGACTTGGGCGGCGCGACGGAGCGGGCTTCTCGCGGATCGTGTTGTTTCGGACAACTCAGAGCAAACCCTCACCCCGTCCCTCTCCCTTTCCGAAAGGGAGAGGGAGAATCATTCTGCAAACGTCGGCGAGTTCCGCGCGCTCGGCGGTCGCTCGATTCCGGAGGCGGTGTCATGA
- a CDS encoding citramalate synthase translates to MKPEVEIYDTTLRDGSQGEGINFSVMDKLSIADKLDDFGVHYIEGGWPGSNPKDLEFFKQAARRKWKSARIAAFSMTRRKGVAVEKDDLMRQVLEANTPVVTIVGKTWLLHVTEVLRAKPDENLAMIADTIRYLKDHGKVVIYDAEHSFDGYKDEPEYALATWQAAEKAGAQCVVLCDTNGGCLPSEIAHITAVARNKLTARLGIHTHDDIGVGVANALAGLEAGATHVQGTINGYGERTGNCSLTSVIPLVHFKLKKTGVPAKSLPKLKELSEFVDEIANVRHDPRRPWVGQTAFAHKGGMHVHAIGRAARSYEHIDPASVGNFRRVLISDMSGRTNILMKAAELGFKLTADMPELKTITTRVKELESQGYEYEAAEASLALLIRGVLDHNPELLFTVETYHVSMRRDVKESVCEATVRVRVGKQVHHEVAEGDGPVNALDSALRLALSKSFPKVKNVSLTDYKVRILDGVAGTAARTRVLIQSTDGKREWGTVGVSENIIEASLQALVDSMEYRLVQRW, encoded by the coding sequence ATGAAACCCGAAGTTGAAATATACGATACAACCCTGCGCGACGGCAGTCAGGGCGAAGGCATCAATTTCTCGGTGATGGACAAGCTCAGCATTGCGGACAAACTGGACGATTTTGGGGTTCATTACATTGAAGGCGGCTGGCCCGGATCAAACCCCAAAGACCTGGAATTCTTCAAGCAGGCCGCCCGACGCAAATGGAAGTCCGCCCGAATCGCTGCCTTCAGCATGACCCGGCGCAAAGGCGTGGCCGTGGAGAAGGATGATTTGATGCGGCAGGTGCTCGAGGCGAACACGCCGGTCGTCACCATCGTCGGCAAAACCTGGCTGCTGCACGTCACTGAAGTCCTGCGCGCCAAACCGGACGAGAATCTAGCCATGATCGCCGATACGATTCGCTATCTCAAGGACCATGGCAAAGTGGTCATCTACGACGCGGAACACAGTTTCGATGGCTACAAGGATGAACCGGAGTACGCCCTCGCCACCTGGCAGGCTGCGGAAAAAGCCGGGGCGCAATGTGTCGTCCTTTGCGACACGAATGGCGGTTGTCTGCCGTCCGAGATCGCACACATCACTGCCGTGGCCAGGAACAAGCTGACGGCGCGCCTCGGCATCCACACTCACGACGACATCGGCGTCGGCGTGGCCAACGCGCTCGCCGGTTTGGAGGCCGGCGCGACGCACGTTCAAGGCACGATCAACGGTTATGGCGAACGCACGGGTAATTGCAGTCTCACCAGCGTGATCCCGCTCGTGCATTTCAAGCTAAAGAAAACCGGCGTGCCCGCGAAGTCTTTGCCCAAGTTGAAGGAACTCTCCGAGTTCGTGGACGAAATCGCCAACGTGCGGCACGACCCGCGCCGGCCGTGGGTCGGGCAAACCGCCTTCGCACACAAAGGCGGGATGCACGTCCACGCCATTGGCCGCGCCGCGAGGAGCTATGAGCACATTGACCCCGCGAGCGTGGGCAATTTCCGCCGCGTGCTGATCAGTGACATGTCCGGACGCACCAACATTCTGATGAAAGCGGCAGAACTCGGCTTCAAGCTTACGGCCGACATGCCGGAGTTGAAGACGATCACCACGCGCGTAAAGGAGTTGGAGTCGCAGGGTTACGAGTACGAAGCTGCCGAGGCGTCACTGGCCTTGCTGATTCGCGGCGTGCTCGATCACAACCCGGAACTGCTGTTCACAGTGGAGACCTATCACGTCTCGATGCGCCGCGACGTAAAGGAATCCGTTTGTGAAGCGACGGTACGAGTGCGGGTCGGCAAGCAGGTCCATCACGAGGTGGCGGAAGGCGACGGGCCGGTGAATGCGCTCGACTCCGCGCTGCGCCTCGCGCTCAGCAAATCCTTTCCGAAGGTCAAGAATGTTTCGCTCACCGACTACAAGGTGCGCATCCTGGATGGCGTCGCGGGGACTGCGGCCCGAACTCGAGTGCTGATTCAATCCACGGACGGAAAACGCGAGTGGGGCACGGTCGGTGTGAGCGAGAACATCATCGAAGCCAGCTTGCAAGCGTTGGTGGACAGCATGGAATATCGGTTGGTGCAACGTTGGTAA
- a CDS encoding ArsR family transcriptional regulator: MGTQWGINRTVAQIHALLYLSPKPLNAEEIADTLSVARSNVSSSLWELQGWRIVKTVHVLGDRRDHFESVKDVWEMFRTVLDERKRREIDPTLAMLQECVTEADNTKPADAHTKERLAALLDFFETTTTWYSQIAKLPVSATIKFMRMGDKLLKLLGVGSD, translated from the coding sequence ATGGGGACGCAGTGGGGCATCAACCGCACGGTCGCCCAGATTCATGCGCTGCTTTACCTTTCGCCCAAACCGCTGAACGCCGAAGAGATTGCGGATACCCTGTCCGTGGCCCGTTCAAACGTCAGTTCGAGCCTGTGGGAGCTGCAAGGGTGGAGGATCGTCAAGACGGTTCATGTCCTGGGCGACCGGCGCGATCACTTTGAATCGGTAAAGGACGTTTGGGAGATGTTTCGCACTGTGCTGGACGAACGGAAACGGCGCGAGATCGATCCCACGCTGGCGATGCTGCAGGAATGTGTCACGGAAGCCGACAACACCAAACCAGCCGACGCTCACACGAAAGAGCGCCTGGCCGCATTGCTCGATTTCTTTGAAACCACGACGACGTGGTACTCGCAGATAGCCAAACTGCCGGTTAGCGCCACGATCAAGTTCATGCGGATGGGCGACAAGCTGCTCAAATTGCTGGGTGTTGGCTCGGACTGA
- a CDS encoding DUF393 domain-containing protein, translating to MNAEITEIRDDQTIRGWIFYDAAFALCVRGRERVGRLFESRGFEWVPLQTPGVAVRLGVPASAFETRMHLLTVDGRVLHNADALGVLCRSVWWLWPLGFLLFVPGFRELGRLAYDWFARNRYCVGGASLVDRNLRGRVEFLDWAVALLPVIYGWAAIAGGAL from the coding sequence GTGAATGCTGAAATTACCGAAATAAGAGACGACCAAACCATCCGCGGTTGGATCTTCTATGATGCCGCTTTTGCGCTTTGTGTGCGTGGACGAGAGCGCGTTGGTCGGCTTTTTGAATCTCGCGGGTTTGAATGGGTGCCACTGCAAACGCCTGGGGTTGCGGTGCGGTTGGGGGTGCCGGCGTCCGCCTTCGAGACCCGCATGCACCTGCTCACGGTGGACGGTCGCGTGCTTCATAACGCGGACGCACTTGGTGTGCTTTGCCGGAGTGTGTGGTGGCTGTGGCCGTTGGGGTTTCTCCTGTTCGTGCCCGGGTTCCGGGAACTCGGGCGACTGGCCTATGATTGGTTTGCTCGCAACCGCTACTGCGTCGGCGGAGCATCTCTCGTGGACCGGAACCTGCGGGGTCGCGTCGAGTTCCTGGACTGGGCAGTCGCGCTTTTGCCGGTGATCTACGGATGGGCTGCTATCGCGGGAGGTGCGCTTTGA